In Vigna unguiculata cultivar IT97K-499-35 chromosome 3, ASM411807v1, whole genome shotgun sequence, a single genomic region encodes these proteins:
- the LOC114178649 gene encoding nucleolin-like isoform X1 yields the protein MRTRNADPASKSATPKKTPPPRKSPAAKRTPATKTRSTKKKEVSAAPDSKTDQSPVEQKPVASGSSTKTAKMKAPGRPRVKAIDTPNLKEQRQAVADEILIEDKTEAAEKVEDVEVVDADNIEGEKEGDQGIEFSEDKEQKSMEVDEPVVEKGSDIMEVEVTASQDVSVSFQRLGRPIMDLNISADNEDCTAEKEGVKGKEVFKDEERGKGKEKLKEQEGDGGKEEVKVHEGDKGQEELKELEGDKGMEELKELDGEKEKKELKAPDGEKGKEELKEHEGEKGKEELIEWEGEKVKEETIEQEGHKVKFDLKEQEVEEGKLKEHYPEKAEGEETNLFGHEENTKSLGLEVKAQMQTEDANPIKDGGEGPMSGEKIDLRGQGKVELAEEDPEEDPEEDPEEPLDEIGALEEEHRELEAIANQRKIKKEHEIFVGGLDRDATEEDLRKVFQRIGEILEVRLHKNSSTNKNKGYAFVKFANKEHAKKALSEMKNPVIRGKRCGTAPSEDNDTLFLGNICNTWTKEAIKQKLKDYGIEGAENITLVPDVQHEGLSRGFAFVEFSCHADAMLAYKRLQKPDVIFGHAERTAKVAFAEPMREPDPEIMAQVKSVFINGLPPHWDEDHVRELFKSYGEIVRIVLARNMSTAKRKDYGFVDFFTHEAAVACVDGVNKSEMGDTASKIKVRARLSNPLPKTQAVKGGMCGGFRIGHARSAAFSRPVPTRGRGFGRGRQPFNNRGNFNRDRSFYHGGNSQIGRMGFRDDLDFNIHPDFRQRQFGPQGAVRGGHYAGSRGASFAGPSRPYQYRAWYGMPDGGSSEPVPPRRTYSPGGQFDMPFMGRHFDDPYLYDDNIHGMKRPFYMTDPEPDYMGPNRLRPRLDYADPPIFHGTHHHDSFGSGSRQYPPDYYASDYGRGSYSSYYGGDGSHGHGYYY from the exons ATGCGAACACGAAATGCTGATCCTGCTTCCAAATCCGCAACCCCTAAGAAGACGCCACCGCCGAGGAAATCCCCTGCGGCGAAGCGCACACCCGCCACCAAAACCAGAAGCACAAAGAAGAAAGAGGTCTCAGCCGCACCCGATTCCAAAACCGATCAATCTCCTG tggAGCAGAAACCGGTAGCTAGTGGTAGCAGTACAAAAACTGCGAAAATGAAGGCTCCAGGGAGACCTAGAGTTAAAGCAATTGATACTCCGAATTTGAAAGAACAACGTCAGGCAGTAGCTGATGAAATTCTTATTGAAGACAAAACCGAGGCTGCAGAGAAAGTGGAAGATGTTGAAGTTGTTGATGCAGATAATATTGAGGGTGAGAAAGAGGGGGATCAAGGTATTGAGTTTTCTGAAGATAAGGAACAGAAGTCGATGGAAGTGGATGAACCTGTTGTTGAAAAGGGGAGTGACATAATGGAAGTTGAAGTAACTGCTTCACAGGATGTTTCTGTTTCTTTTCAGCGACTAGGGCGGCCCATTATGGACCTCAATATATCTGCAGATAATGAAGATTGTACTGCTGAAAAGGAGGGAGTGAAGGGAAAGGAAGTGTTCAAAGATGAAGAGAGGGGCAAAGGAAAGGAGAAGTTGAAAGAACAGGAAGGAGATGGAGGGAAGGAAGAGGTGAAAGTGCATGAAGGGGACAAAGGACAGGAAGAATTGAAAGAACTGGAAGGAGACAAAGGAATGGAAGAGTTGAAAGAACTGGATggggagaaagaaaagaaagagttgAAAGCACCCGATGGAGAGAAAGGTAAGGAAGAGTTGAAAGAACATGAAGGAGAGAAAGGTAAGGAGGAATTAATAGAATGGGAAGGAGAGAAAGTTAAAGAAGAGACGATAGAACAAGAAGGACATAAAGTAAAGTTTGACTTGAAAGAACAGGAAGTAGAAGAAGGGAAGTTGAAAGAACATTATCCAGAGAAAGCAGAGGGAGAGGAAACAAACCTTTTTGGACATGAAGAGAACACTAAGTCGCTTGGTCTAGAAGTGAAAGCCCAGATGCAAACAGAAGATGCTAATCCCATTaaagatggtggtgaaggaCCCATGAGTGGTGAAAAGATAGATCTTCGAGGACAAGGGAAGGTGGAGCTTGCTGAAGAAGATCCGGAGGAAGATCCAGAAGAAGATCCAGAAGAACCTCTAGATGAAATTGGGGCGTTGGAGGAGGAGCATAGGGAATTGGAGGCCATTGCAAATCAGCGAAAGATTAAAAAAGAGCATGAGATCTTTGTTGGTGGGTTGGATCGTGATGCTACAGAGGAAGATCTGAGAAAGGTTTTCCAGAGGATTGGGGAGATACTTGAAGTCAGGTTGCATAAAAATTcttcaacaaataaaaacaagGGCTATGCTTTTGTGAAGTTTGCTAATAAGGAGCATGCTAAGAAAGCTTTGTCTGAAATGAAGAACCCTGTT ATACGTGGTAAACGGTGTGGCACTGCACCTAGTGAGGATAATGACACATTATTCTTGGGAAATATTTGCAATACTTGGACAAAAGAAGCT ATTAAACAGAAGCTGAAGGACTATGGCATTGAAGGTGCTGAAAACATTACGCTTGTCCCAGATGTTCAACATGAGGGCTTGAGCCGGGGTTTTGCATTTGTAGAGTTCTCTTGTCATGCAGATGCCATGCTTGCATATAAGAGGCTTCAAAAGCCTGATGTTATCTTTGGCCATGCTGAACGAACTGCCAAGGTAGCCTTTGCTGAACCCATGCGTGAACCTGACCCAGAGATAATGGCACAGGTGAAGTCTGTGTTTATTAATGGTCTCCCTCCACACTGGGACGAAGATCATGTGAGGGAGCTATTTAAATCTTATGGTGAAATTGTAAGAATCGTCTTAGCACGGAATATGTCTACTGCTAAGAGGAAGGATTATggatttgttgatttttttaccCATGAAGCTGCTGTAGCTTGTGTTGATGGTGTAAATAAATCAGAAATGGGTGATACGGCATCAAAG ATAAAAGTGAGAGCTAGACTTTCAAACCCTCTGCCTAAAACACAGGCTGTCAAAGGTGGTATGTGTGGTGGGTTCCGAATTGGTCATGCTAGGAGTGCAGCCTTTTCAAGACCAG TCCCTACTAGAGGGAGGGGGTTTGGGCGAGGAAGACAGCCCTTCAACAACAGGGGAAATTTCAACAGGGATAGGAGTTTCTATCACGGTGGAAACAGTCAAATTGGAAGAATGGGTTTTCGGGATGACCTTGATTTTAATATACATCCAGATTTCCGTCAAAGGCAATTTGGTCCACAAG GAGCTGTGAGGGGTGGACATTATGCTGGTAGCCGAGGTGCTTCATTTGCTGGACCGTCTAGACCTTATCAATACAGAGCATGGTATGGTATGCCTGATGGAGGTTCTAGTGAGCCTGTTCCTCCAAGGAGGACCTACTCCCCTGGTGGACAATTTGACATGCCTTTTATGGGAAGACATTTTGATGATCCATATCTATACGATGACAATATACATGGAATGAAACGTCCGTTTTATATGACt GACCCTGAACCTGATTACATGGGCCCCAATAGACTTCGTCCCCGTTTGGATTATGCAGATCCTCCTATATTTCATGGAACTCATCACCATG ATTCTTTTGGGTCTGGCAGCAGACAGTACCCGCCTGACTACTATGCTTCCGAT TACGGTAGAGGTTCATATTCATCTTATTATGGGGGTGATGGCTCACATGGACATGGATACTATTATTGA
- the LOC114176769 gene encoding NAC domain-containing protein 37, whose amino-acid sequence MMESCVPPGFRFHPTDEELVGYYLRKKVASRKIDLDVIKEIDLYRIEPWDLQERCRIGYEEQNEWYFFSHKDKKYPTGTRTNRATMAGFWKATGRDKSVYERTKLIGMRKTLVFYKGRAPNGQKTDWIMHEYRLETVENGPPQEEGWVVCRAFRKRTNGQTKTIEGWDRRYTYEEQACGVNSSVMLRQPQRNNISAQNLLYKKETDADNLSFMHAEQLMQLPQLESPSMPLVKKQTSVSLISDNINNDDVSQKELSNTKRVTDWRALDKFVASQLSHEIEERHEIEGVSSFAAHHHTGSDMALLLLQNSNERNKFNPFLSAGSSDCDIGICVFEK is encoded by the exons atgatgGAGTCATGTGTCCCACCGGGGTTTCGCTTCCACCCAACAGATGAAGAACTTGTGGGTTATTATCTCCGGAAAAAAGTTGCTTCTCGGAAGATTGATCTTGACGTTATCAAAGAAATAGACCTATATCGTATTGAACCATGGGATCTCCAAG AGAGATGCAGGATTGGGTATGAGGAGCAGAATGAATGGTATTTCTTTAgtcataaagataaaaaatatccaACTGGGACAAGAACGAACAGAGCTACAATGGCAGGGTTTTGGAAGGCGACAGGAAGAGACAAATCAGTGTACGAAAGGACCAAACTTATTGGCATGAGAAAGACCCTCGTTTTCTACAAAGGAAGAGCCCCTAATGGACAAAAAACTGATTGGATCATGCACGAGTATAGGCTTGAAACTGTCGAGAATGGACCTCCACAG GAAGAAGGATGGGTTGTGTGCAGAGCATTCAGGAAAAGAACTAACGGCCAAACGAAGACCATTGAAGGGTGGGATCGAAGGTACACATACGAGGAACAAGCATGCGGTGTCAACTCTTCGGTTATGttaaggcaacctcagaggaacAATATTTCAGCTCAAAATTTGTTGTACAAGAAAGAGACAGACGCAGATAATTTGAGCTTCATGCATGCAGAACAACTGATGCAGCTTCCTCAGCTAGAAAGCCCCTCCATGCCACTAGTGAAGAAGCAAACCTCAGTGTCCCTTATATCAGACAACATTAACAACGATGATGTTTCTCAGAAGGAGTTATCCAACACAAAGAGAGTGACTGATTGGAGGGCACTTGACAAGTTTGTGGCTTCTCAGTTGAGTCATGAAATAGAAGAGAGGCATGAAATAGAAGGAGTGTCAAGCTTTGCAGCTCATCATCACACTGGGTCGGACATGGCATTGTTGCTACTCCAGAATAGTAATGAAAGGAACAAGTTCAACCCGTTTCTAAGTGCAGGTTCATCAGACTGTGACATTGGGATATGTGTATTTGAAAAATGA
- the LOC114178649 gene encoding nucleolin-like isoform X2 yields the protein MRTRNADPASKSATPKKTPPPRKSPAAKRTPATKTRSTKKKEVSAAPDSKTDQSPVEQKPVASGSSTKTAKMKAPGRPRVKAIDTPNLKEQRQAVADEILIEDKTEAAEKVEDVEVVDADNIEGEKEGDQGIEFSEDKEQKSMEVDEPVVEKGSDIMEVEVTASQDVSVSFQRLGRPIMDLNISADNEDCTAEKEGVKGKEVFKDEERGKGKEKLKEQEGDGGKEEVKVHEGDKGQEELKELEGDKGMEELKELDGEKEKKELKAPDGEKGKEELKEHEGEKGKEELIEWEGEKVKEETIEQEGHKVKFDLKEQEVEEGKLKEHYPEKAEGEETNLFGHEENTKSLGLEVKAQMQTEDANPIKDGGEGPMSGEKIDLRGQGKVELAEEDPEEDPEEDPEEPLDEIGALEEEHRELEAIANQRKIKKEHEIFVGGLDRDATEEDLRKVFQRIGEILEVRLHKNSSTNKNKGYAFVKFANKEHAKKALSEMKNPVIRGKRCGTAPSEDNDTLFLGNICNTWTKEAIKQKLKDYGIEGAENITLVPDVQHEGLSRGFAFVEFSCHADAMLAYKRLQKPDVIFGHAERTAKVAFAEPMREPDPEIMAQVKSVFINGLPPHWDEDHVRELFKSYGEIVRIVLARNMSTAKRKDYGFVDFFTHEAAVACVDGVNKSEMGDTASKIKVRARLSNPLPKTQAVKGGMCGGFRIGHARSAAFSRPGAVRGGHYAGSRGASFAGPSRPYQYRAWYGMPDGGSSEPVPPRRTYSPGGQFDMPFMGRHFDDPYLYDDNIHGMKRPFYMTDPEPDYMGPNRLRPRLDYADPPIFHGTHHHDSFGSGSRQYPPDYYASDYGRGSYSSYYGGDGSHGHGYYY from the exons ATGCGAACACGAAATGCTGATCCTGCTTCCAAATCCGCAACCCCTAAGAAGACGCCACCGCCGAGGAAATCCCCTGCGGCGAAGCGCACACCCGCCACCAAAACCAGAAGCACAAAGAAGAAAGAGGTCTCAGCCGCACCCGATTCCAAAACCGATCAATCTCCTG tggAGCAGAAACCGGTAGCTAGTGGTAGCAGTACAAAAACTGCGAAAATGAAGGCTCCAGGGAGACCTAGAGTTAAAGCAATTGATACTCCGAATTTGAAAGAACAACGTCAGGCAGTAGCTGATGAAATTCTTATTGAAGACAAAACCGAGGCTGCAGAGAAAGTGGAAGATGTTGAAGTTGTTGATGCAGATAATATTGAGGGTGAGAAAGAGGGGGATCAAGGTATTGAGTTTTCTGAAGATAAGGAACAGAAGTCGATGGAAGTGGATGAACCTGTTGTTGAAAAGGGGAGTGACATAATGGAAGTTGAAGTAACTGCTTCACAGGATGTTTCTGTTTCTTTTCAGCGACTAGGGCGGCCCATTATGGACCTCAATATATCTGCAGATAATGAAGATTGTACTGCTGAAAAGGAGGGAGTGAAGGGAAAGGAAGTGTTCAAAGATGAAGAGAGGGGCAAAGGAAAGGAGAAGTTGAAAGAACAGGAAGGAGATGGAGGGAAGGAAGAGGTGAAAGTGCATGAAGGGGACAAAGGACAGGAAGAATTGAAAGAACTGGAAGGAGACAAAGGAATGGAAGAGTTGAAAGAACTGGATggggagaaagaaaagaaagagttgAAAGCACCCGATGGAGAGAAAGGTAAGGAAGAGTTGAAAGAACATGAAGGAGAGAAAGGTAAGGAGGAATTAATAGAATGGGAAGGAGAGAAAGTTAAAGAAGAGACGATAGAACAAGAAGGACATAAAGTAAAGTTTGACTTGAAAGAACAGGAAGTAGAAGAAGGGAAGTTGAAAGAACATTATCCAGAGAAAGCAGAGGGAGAGGAAACAAACCTTTTTGGACATGAAGAGAACACTAAGTCGCTTGGTCTAGAAGTGAAAGCCCAGATGCAAACAGAAGATGCTAATCCCATTaaagatggtggtgaaggaCCCATGAGTGGTGAAAAGATAGATCTTCGAGGACAAGGGAAGGTGGAGCTTGCTGAAGAAGATCCGGAGGAAGATCCAGAAGAAGATCCAGAAGAACCTCTAGATGAAATTGGGGCGTTGGAGGAGGAGCATAGGGAATTGGAGGCCATTGCAAATCAGCGAAAGATTAAAAAAGAGCATGAGATCTTTGTTGGTGGGTTGGATCGTGATGCTACAGAGGAAGATCTGAGAAAGGTTTTCCAGAGGATTGGGGAGATACTTGAAGTCAGGTTGCATAAAAATTcttcaacaaataaaaacaagGGCTATGCTTTTGTGAAGTTTGCTAATAAGGAGCATGCTAAGAAAGCTTTGTCTGAAATGAAGAACCCTGTT ATACGTGGTAAACGGTGTGGCACTGCACCTAGTGAGGATAATGACACATTATTCTTGGGAAATATTTGCAATACTTGGACAAAAGAAGCT ATTAAACAGAAGCTGAAGGACTATGGCATTGAAGGTGCTGAAAACATTACGCTTGTCCCAGATGTTCAACATGAGGGCTTGAGCCGGGGTTTTGCATTTGTAGAGTTCTCTTGTCATGCAGATGCCATGCTTGCATATAAGAGGCTTCAAAAGCCTGATGTTATCTTTGGCCATGCTGAACGAACTGCCAAGGTAGCCTTTGCTGAACCCATGCGTGAACCTGACCCAGAGATAATGGCACAGGTGAAGTCTGTGTTTATTAATGGTCTCCCTCCACACTGGGACGAAGATCATGTGAGGGAGCTATTTAAATCTTATGGTGAAATTGTAAGAATCGTCTTAGCACGGAATATGTCTACTGCTAAGAGGAAGGATTATggatttgttgatttttttaccCATGAAGCTGCTGTAGCTTGTGTTGATGGTGTAAATAAATCAGAAATGGGTGATACGGCATCAAAG ATAAAAGTGAGAGCTAGACTTTCAAACCCTCTGCCTAAAACACAGGCTGTCAAAGGTGGTATGTGTGGTGGGTTCCGAATTGGTCATGCTAGGAGTGCAGCCTTTTCAAGACCAG GAGCTGTGAGGGGTGGACATTATGCTGGTAGCCGAGGTGCTTCATTTGCTGGACCGTCTAGACCTTATCAATACAGAGCATGGTATGGTATGCCTGATGGAGGTTCTAGTGAGCCTGTTCCTCCAAGGAGGACCTACTCCCCTGGTGGACAATTTGACATGCCTTTTATGGGAAGACATTTTGATGATCCATATCTATACGATGACAATATACATGGAATGAAACGTCCGTTTTATATGACt GACCCTGAACCTGATTACATGGGCCCCAATAGACTTCGTCCCCGTTTGGATTATGCAGATCCTCCTATATTTCATGGAACTCATCACCATG ATTCTTTTGGGTCTGGCAGCAGACAGTACCCGCCTGACTACTATGCTTCCGAT TACGGTAGAGGTTCATATTCATCTTATTATGGGGGTGATGGCTCACATGGACATGGATACTATTATTGA